Proteins co-encoded in one Arthrobacter sp. ERGS1:01 genomic window:
- a CDS encoding polyprenyl synthetase family protein → MTAFAAAPAESPAAEQVAYVAAVADALASFLAEKRELLAGISADTLVLVDSIKSLVTGGKRMRALLCYWGWRGAGGSADAAEIIMAGAALELFQAAALIHDDIIDRSDTRRGGPSVHRQFGTLHSGSGWALDEERFGHAAAILTGDLCLSFSEEMFASIGTSAGSRARAVFNLMRTEVMAGQYLDILEEVSGPSKPHSTAVARASAIIRFKSAKYSSEHPLVLGGALAGGGPELLDGYSAFALPLGEAFQLRDDVLGVFGDPAETGKPAGDDLREGKRTVLVGLTIDAASDADIEFVDAHLGRQDLTDDQIARMCAIMVDSGALDRTEEMITELSGTAFAALAALPINGGVGAALTALGRGAVSRTS, encoded by the coding sequence ATGACCGCATTTGCCGCCGCCCCGGCGGAGTCCCCCGCCGCCGAGCAAGTTGCCTACGTCGCCGCGGTGGCGGACGCCCTGGCGTCGTTCCTGGCGGAGAAACGCGAACTGCTGGCCGGCATCTCGGCCGACACCCTGGTTTTGGTTGATTCCATCAAGTCCCTGGTGACCGGCGGCAAGCGCATGCGCGCCCTGCTGTGTTACTGGGGTTGGCGCGGGGCCGGCGGATCCGCCGATGCCGCGGAGATCATCATGGCAGGCGCGGCGCTGGAACTGTTCCAGGCCGCGGCCCTGATCCACGACGACATCATCGACCGCTCCGACACCCGCCGCGGCGGGCCCAGCGTGCACCGCCAATTCGGCACCCTGCATTCGGGGAGCGGCTGGGCCCTTGACGAGGAGCGCTTCGGGCACGCCGCCGCCATCCTCACGGGGGATTTGTGCCTGTCCTTCAGCGAGGAGATGTTTGCCTCGATCGGCACCTCCGCCGGGAGCCGCGCCCGCGCCGTGTTCAACCTGATGCGCACCGAAGTCATGGCCGGGCAGTACCTCGACATCCTCGAGGAGGTCTCCGGCCCGTCCAAGCCGCACAGCACCGCCGTCGCCCGGGCCTCGGCGATCATCCGCTTCAAGAGCGCCAAGTACTCCTCCGAACACCCGCTGGTACTTGGCGGCGCCCTTGCCGGGGGCGGCCCGGAACTGTTGGACGGCTACAGCGCGTTCGCCCTGCCCCTGGGTGAGGCGTTCCAGCTGCGCGACGACGTCCTGGGCGTCTTTGGCGACCCCGCCGAAACGGGCAAGCCGGCCGGCGACGACCTCCGGGAAGGCAAGCGGACCGTTTTGGTGGGCCTGACCATCGACGCCGCGTCCGACGCCGACATCGAGTTTGTTGACGCCCACCTGGGCCGGCAGGATCTCACGGACGATCAAATTGCGCGGATGTGCGCCATCATGGTTGATTCCGGCGCCCTGGACCGCACCGAGGAAATGATCACCGAATTGAGCGGCACGGCATTTGCCGCATTGGCGGCCCTGCCCATTAATG
- the dinB gene encoding DNA polymerase IV encodes MHVDMDAFFVSVELRERPQLVGRPVIVGFPGGRSVVLSASYEARAFGVRSAMPMATAMRMAPTAVVIEPRHNVYREVSGQVMALFNSITDKVEPLSVDEAFLDISGALRRLGEPLDIGALVRRRVESELGITASVGISASKFVAKIASTRCKPNGIMLIERDRTVEYLHTLPVQALWGVGAKTLEVLQRLGIFTVADVAATPVAALQKTLGASGRALHDLSWGIDPRPVTPVRVEKSIGAEETFAVDTFDDDVLTRELLRLSHRVAGRLREGRLAGRTLALKIKYSDFSVINRSKAMGAGIDSAGAIYSGAVGLLKVLGPRPQSVRLIGVRVEQLESIESTPLQFTLDRRDDNGRSAEVVGDAIAAKFGGAKIVPARLLAARRTTTPGESGPESGRRGPAQGGS; translated from the coding sequence ATGCACGTGGACATGGATGCCTTCTTTGTCTCCGTTGAACTCCGGGAGCGCCCGCAACTGGTGGGCCGGCCCGTCATCGTCGGCTTTCCGGGTGGCCGCTCGGTGGTGCTGTCGGCCTCCTACGAGGCCCGGGCCTTTGGGGTACGGTCCGCCATGCCCATGGCGACGGCCATGCGCATGGCCCCGACCGCCGTCGTCATTGAGCCCCGGCACAATGTTTACCGCGAGGTCTCCGGGCAAGTCATGGCCTTGTTCAACTCCATCACCGACAAGGTGGAGCCGTTGAGCGTGGACGAGGCGTTCCTGGACATTTCCGGGGCACTGCGCCGGTTGGGGGAGCCGCTGGACATTGGCGCGCTGGTGCGCCGGCGGGTCGAGTCCGAGCTCGGCATCACGGCGTCGGTGGGGATCTCGGCGTCGAAGTTTGTGGCGAAGATCGCCTCCACCCGCTGCAAGCCCAACGGCATCATGCTCATTGAGCGCGACCGCACCGTGGAATACCTGCACACGCTGCCCGTCCAGGCGCTGTGGGGCGTGGGAGCCAAAACCCTTGAAGTCCTCCAACGCCTGGGCATCTTTACCGTGGCCGACGTCGCCGCCACCCCCGTTGCAGCCCTGCAAAAAACCCTCGGGGCCAGCGGCCGGGCCCTGCATGACCTTTCCTGGGGGATCGATCCCCGCCCGGTCACCCCCGTGCGCGTGGAAAAGAGCATCGGCGCCGAGGAAACGTTTGCCGTGGACACCTTCGACGACGACGTCCTGACCCGGGAACTACTGCGGCTCTCGCACCGGGTGGCGGGGCGATTGCGCGAAGGCCGGCTTGCGGGGCGGACCCTGGCCCTGAAGATCAAGTATTCGGATTTCTCCGTCATCAACCGTTCCAAGGCCATGGGGGCCGGCATCGACAGCGCCGGTGCCATCTACTCCGGCGCCGTGGGACTGCTGAAGGTGCTGGGCCCGCGGCCCCAAAGCGTGCGGTTGATCGGGGTCCGGGTGGAACAACTTGAATCCATTGAATCAACGCCATTGCAGTTCACCCTGGACCGTCGCGATGACAACGGGCGCAGCGCCGAAGTGGTGGGGGACGCCATCGCCGCGAAGTTCGGCGGCGCCAAGATTGTCCCGGCCCGTCTCCTGGCGGCCCGGCGCACCACGACCCCCGGTGAATCCGGCCCCGAATCGGGGCGGCGGGGACCTGCGCAGGGCGGATCCTGA
- a CDS encoding DUF3040 domain-containing protein, with amino-acid sequence MPLSEHEQRLLDQLEQQLHAEDPKFANALASDPAHSLSTRHIVIGVLVMIVGIMVLLGGVASQLIVVGVLGFLIMGGGVYIAISRPKFGKASGGTGKSGAKTKSGFMNSLEERWEERRREQ; translated from the coding sequence ATGCCCCTCTCCGAGCACGAGCAGCGACTGCTTGACCAGCTGGAACAGCAACTGCATGCCGAAGACCCGAAATTTGCCAACGCGTTGGCCTCGGACCCGGCACACTCGCTGTCGACCCGCCACATCGTCATCGGCGTGTTGGTCATGATCGTTGGCATCATGGTGTTGCTGGGCGGTGTTGCCAGCCAGCTGATTGTGGTGGGGGTCCTGGGATTCCTCATCATGGGCGGCGGCGTCTACATTGCCATCTCGCGGCCCAAGTTCGGCAAGGCCTCCGGTGGCACCGGCAAGTCGGGTGCCAAGACCAAGAGCGGCTTCATGAACAGCCTCGAAGAGCGCTGGGAAGAACGGCGCCGGGAACAATAG
- the mraZ gene encoding division/cell wall cluster transcriptional repressor MraZ yields MFLGTHSPRLDEKGRIILPAKFREELAGGLVLTKGQEHCIYVFSAREFEKVHADMVGAPMQNRQARDYIRVFLSGASDEVPDKQGRVTIPATLRAYAGLDRELVVIGAGNRAEIWDATAWNDYLEEKEKAFSELDEDSIPGNT; encoded by the coding sequence ATGTTTCTCGGAACTCATTCACCGCGCCTGGACGAAAAGGGCCGAATCATCCTTCCCGCCAAGTTCCGGGAGGAACTGGCCGGCGGACTTGTCCTGACCAAGGGGCAGGAACACTGCATTTACGTCTTCAGTGCCAGGGAATTTGAAAAAGTCCACGCGGACATGGTGGGTGCGCCAATGCAGAACCGGCAAGCCCGCGACTATATCCGCGTTTTTCTCTCTGGAGCCTCCGACGAAGTCCCCGACAAGCAAGGGCGTGTGACCATTCCGGCCACACTCCGGGCATATGCGGGTCTTGACCGTGAGCTGGTCGTCATTGGCGCCGGCAACCGGGCAGAGATCTGGGATGCCACGGCTTGGAACGACTACCTGGAAGAAAAGGAGAAGGCGTTCTCGGAACTTGACGAGGACTCCATCCCCGGCAACACCTAG
- the rsmH gene encoding 16S rRNA (cytosine(1402)-N(4))-methyltransferase RsmH produces MTSENPTPPTSARHTPVLLDRCINLLAPAFDVARQAGRTPIVIDATLGMGGHSEAMLQRYPDLHLIGIDRDTEALGLAGERLSPFADRTDLVHSVYDEIASVLDDLGVPAVDGILMDLGVSSLQLDERDRGFAYSFDAPLDMRMDTSRGQTAADVVNSYSEEDLVRIIRKWGEEKFAGRIANHIVAARDRKPLTHTGELVEIIRNVVPAGAARTGGHPAKRTFQALRIEVNEELSVLERAVPAAVDALVLHGRAVVMSYHSLEDKIVKAVFAAGSSSSAPAGFPVELEEHKATLKRLTKGTEIPTDQEIAENPRAASARLRAVEKVRVRSAA; encoded by the coding sequence ATGACGTCGGAGAACCCCACGCCACCTACGTCCGCCCGCCACACACCAGTTCTTTTGGATCGCTGCATCAACCTCCTGGCCCCCGCCTTCGACGTGGCACGCCAGGCCGGCCGCACCCCCATCGTCATCGACGCAACACTTGGCATGGGCGGCCACAGCGAGGCCATGCTCCAGCGCTACCCGGACCTGCACCTGATCGGCATCGACAGGGACACCGAGGCGCTCGGCCTGGCGGGGGAGCGGCTTTCGCCCTTCGCCGACCGCACCGACTTGGTCCACTCCGTCTACGACGAAATCGCATCGGTCCTGGATGACCTGGGCGTTCCCGCCGTGGACGGCATCCTGATGGACCTGGGCGTCTCCTCGCTGCAGCTCGATGAGCGCGACCGCGGCTTCGCCTACTCCTTTGACGCGCCCCTGGACATGCGCATGGACACGAGCCGCGGCCAGACGGCGGCCGACGTCGTCAACAGCTACTCCGAAGAGGACCTGGTCCGGATCATCCGCAAGTGGGGTGAGGAAAAGTTTGCCGGGCGCATCGCCAACCACATCGTGGCGGCCCGCGACCGCAAACCGCTCACCCACACGGGCGAACTTGTCGAGATCATCCGCAACGTGGTCCCGGCCGGTGCCGCACGCACCGGTGGACACCCCGCCAAGCGCACCTTCCAGGCGCTGCGGATCGAGGTCAACGAGGAACTGAGCGTCCTGGAACGCGCCGTCCCGGCCGCCGTTGACGCGCTGGTCCTGCACGGCCGCGCCGTCGTGATGTCCTACCACTCGCTGGAGGACAAGATCGTCAAGGCCGTCTTTGCCGCCGGCTCCAGTTCCTCGGCTCCGGCAGGCTTCCCCGTGGAGCTTGAGGAGCACAAGGCAACCCTTAAACGCCTGACCAAGGGAACCGAAATCCCCACCGATCAGGAAATCGCAGAAAACCCCAGGGCCGCATCGGCGCGGCTCCGGGCAGTGGAAAAAGTCAGAGTCAGGAGCGCCGCATGA
- a CDS encoding peptidoglycan D,D-transpeptidase FtsI family protein, which translates to MAEENTKANRGATAHQLNKVGRGRMRIGFVIMLAFLLVIAGKLVMIQGMDVGNMAEAAEHQRTVEQVLPAVRGKIVDANGKVLAESIMRYDITVSQVNSALFPKYDHYDTVSGTDVQYTRDEGLQQLADVLGMNFATVKKNATGTKNFNYIVRDVSPAVEAKVAALGVPGIYSEAVTKRVYPLGEVGGPIVGFLGADGKGLAGIEQTMNAKLTGTDGSRTYQMGKNGIIIPTAPVKTVPAVDGQTVKLTINEDIQYYAQQAAQQQKQQYSADWASITVLEAKTGKVIAIADSDSYDPNNPGASQTKNIGSRTVSSVVEPGSTDKIITASGVMQEGLFTPSSHFLVPPTLTIDGQTFDDSFVHGTEQRTLAGIIADSMNTGTVMAGSKLTMQQRYDYLRKFGVGQKTGIDLPGESPGILADWRNWDGRQRYTVLFGQGVAQTPLQTAFVFQTVANDGVRLPPQIIDSVTAADGKVDTVKQASGIKVISPKTAQQARDLLEGVVTMSHYNAIGIPGYRVGGKTGTSEAPADNGVGFDGYTSSFIGMAPMDDPQYVVAITVQRPKGSIYGVTQGATFNQVMGQVLRTFNVPPSTTPSVMPPKFYK; encoded by the coding sequence GTGGCAGAAGAGAACACCAAGGCAAACCGCGGTGCAACTGCACACCAGCTGAACAAGGTGGGCCGCGGCCGAATGCGCATCGGGTTCGTGATCATGCTCGCGTTCCTGCTGGTCATTGCCGGGAAACTGGTCATGATCCAGGGCATGGACGTGGGCAACATGGCCGAGGCCGCCGAGCACCAGCGCACCGTCGAACAGGTGCTGCCGGCCGTGCGCGGGAAGATCGTGGACGCCAACGGCAAGGTCCTGGCCGAAAGCATCATGCGGTACGACATCACGGTCTCCCAAGTCAACAGCGCCCTGTTCCCCAAGTACGACCACTATGACACCGTGTCCGGTACGGATGTCCAGTACACGCGGGACGAGGGCCTCCAACAGCTGGCAGACGTCCTGGGCATGAACTTCGCCACCGTGAAGAAGAACGCCACCGGCACCAAGAACTTCAACTACATCGTCCGCGACGTCAGCCCGGCCGTGGAGGCGAAGGTGGCCGCCCTGGGCGTCCCCGGCATCTACTCCGAGGCCGTCACGAAGCGCGTCTACCCGCTCGGCGAGGTGGGCGGCCCGATCGTGGGCTTCCTCGGCGCCGACGGCAAGGGCCTGGCCGGCATCGAACAGACCATGAATGCCAAGCTGACCGGCACCGACGGCTCACGCACCTACCAAATGGGCAAGAACGGGATCATCATCCCCACTGCCCCTGTCAAGACCGTGCCCGCCGTCGACGGCCAAACCGTCAAGCTGACCATCAACGAGGACATCCAGTACTACGCCCAACAGGCCGCGCAGCAGCAAAAGCAGCAGTACAGCGCCGACTGGGCCAGCATCACGGTGCTGGAGGCCAAGACCGGCAAGGTCATTGCGATTGCCGACAGCGACTCCTACGACCCCAACAACCCCGGCGCCTCGCAGACCAAGAACATTGGTTCACGCACCGTCAGCTCCGTCGTAGAGCCCGGGTCCACGGATAAGATCATCACCGCCTCCGGCGTCATGCAGGAAGGCCTGTTCACGCCGTCGAGCCACTTCCTGGTGCCGCCCACGCTGACCATCGACGGCCAGACCTTCGACGACTCCTTCGTGCACGGTACCGAGCAACGCACCCTGGCCGGCATCATCGCCGACTCCATGAACACCGGAACCGTCATGGCCGGGTCCAAGCTGACCATGCAGCAACGCTACGACTACCTTCGCAAGTTCGGCGTGGGGCAAAAGACGGGCATCGACCTGCCCGGCGAAAGCCCCGGCATCCTGGCCGACTGGCGCAATTGGGACGGCCGCCAGCGCTACACGGTGCTCTTTGGCCAGGGCGTTGCACAGACCCCGCTGCAGACCGCCTTCGTCTTCCAGACCGTGGCCAACGACGGCGTCCGGCTGCCCCCGCAGATCATCGACTCCGTCACGGCCGCCGACGGCAAGGTGGACACCGTCAAGCAGGCGTCCGGCATCAAGGTCATCAGCCCGAAGACCGCACAGCAGGCCCGCGACCTCCTCGAAGGCGTCGTGACCATGTCCCACTACAACGCGATCGGCATTCCCGGCTACCGGGTGGGCGGCAAGACCGGCACCTCGGAGGCTCCGGCCGACAACGGCGTAGGCTTTGACGGGTACACGTCCTCGTTCATCGGCATGGCGCCCATGGATGATCCCCAGTATGTGGTGGCAATCACCGTCCAACGCCCCAAGGGAAGCATCTACGGCGTCACGCAAGGGGCTACCTTTAACCAGGTGATGGGACAGGTGCTGCGCACATTCAACGTGCCGCCGTCCACGACCCCCAGCGTCATGCCGCCGAAGTTCTACAAGTAG
- a CDS encoding UDP-N-acetylmuramoyl-L-alanyl-D-glutamate--2,6-diaminopimelate ligase, whose product MKEHDSVLEPASGPASTPLTGPVRPAHHGSTALERIAALAGTSYSGDVVVHGVSLDSRTIRPGDLYIALPGAHAHGAQFAPAAVAAGAVAVLTDDAGAGLLADAATVPVLRCEDPRGATGAVAALVYGTAGIGMPLFAVTGTNGKTTTTYFLNSLLRALGKTTGLIGTIEILAGEEPIPSKLTTPESTDVHALLAVMAERGLDAASMEVSSHALAFGRVDSVVFDVAGFTNLTQDHLDLHGGMDGYFSTKAQLFTPARARAAVITVDDDWGVKMAAASTVPTRTLSTHQAPSGGAPADWQVSAIRRDGVGSRFELHGPDGAALRVHTGLPGDFNVSNAALALVMVATALLAAAGEPDARGQALAALQDALDAHDPFTLDVPGRMQLVGTAPVAIVDFAHNPDALQRALDAVRSPEPGSRVIVVFGATGERDVTKRPIMGAIAAQGADVVIVTDDDPHDEDPAAIRAGVLAGAEAANTGQALGRVIEEFDHRADAIRRAVALAGPADTILVAGRGHEVYQEVKGVNIALDDRVELRAALAHHGFPVASASRIES is encoded by the coding sequence ATGAAAGAACACGATTCAGTGCTAGAACCCGCCTCCGGCCCAGCTTCAACACCCTTGACGGGCCCGGTCCGGCCCGCTCACCACGGCAGCACGGCGCTTGAGCGCATTGCCGCCCTGGCCGGAACGTCCTACTCCGGCGACGTCGTGGTGCACGGGGTCAGCCTGGATTCGCGCACCATCCGGCCCGGTGACCTGTACATTGCGCTGCCCGGCGCCCACGCACACGGCGCCCAGTTTGCCCCGGCCGCCGTGGCGGCCGGCGCCGTGGCAGTGCTGACGGACGACGCCGGTGCCGGGCTGCTCGCCGACGCCGCAACCGTGCCCGTGCTCCGCTGCGAGGACCCCCGCGGGGCCACCGGCGCCGTGGCGGCCCTCGTGTACGGCACGGCCGGGATCGGCATGCCGCTGTTCGCCGTGACAGGCACCAACGGCAAGACCACCACCACATACTTCCTCAACTCGCTGCTGCGCGCCCTGGGAAAGACCACCGGGTTGATCGGCACCATCGAGATCCTGGCCGGCGAAGAACCCATCCCCAGCAAGCTGACCACGCCGGAATCCACCGACGTGCACGCCCTGCTCGCCGTGATGGCCGAGCGCGGGCTCGACGCCGCCTCCATGGAGGTCTCATCCCACGCGCTGGCGTTCGGACGCGTGGACTCCGTGGTCTTTGACGTGGCCGGATTCACGAACCTCACCCAGGACCACCTGGACCTGCACGGCGGCATGGACGGCTACTTCTCGACGAAGGCGCAGCTGTTCACCCCGGCCCGTGCCCGTGCCGCCGTCATCACGGTCGACGACGACTGGGGCGTGAAGATGGCCGCCGCCTCAACCGTCCCCACCCGCACGCTGTCCACGCACCAGGCCCCGAGTGGCGGCGCACCCGCCGACTGGCAGGTGTCGGCGATCCGCCGCGACGGCGTCGGCTCACGTTTTGAACTGCACGGACCCGACGGAGCGGCGCTGCGCGTCCACACCGGCCTGCCGGGTGATTTCAATGTCTCCAACGCAGCCCTGGCCCTCGTCATGGTGGCCACGGCGCTCCTGGCCGCAGCGGGGGAGCCCGATGCCCGCGGGCAGGCTCTGGCCGCCCTCCAGGACGCCCTGGACGCCCACGACCCGTTCACGCTCGACGTCCCGGGCCGCATGCAGCTCGTCGGCACGGCGCCGGTGGCCATTGTCGATTTTGCGCACAACCCCGACGCCCTGCAGCGCGCCCTGGACGCTGTCCGTTCCCCCGAACCCGGCTCCCGGGTCATCGTGGTGTTCGGGGCCACGGGTGAGCGCGACGTGACCAAGCGCCCCATCATGGGCGCCATCGCCGCGCAGGGCGCCGATGTGGTCATTGTCACCGACGACGACCCCCACGACGAGGACCCGGCCGCCATCCGCGCCGGCGTCCTGGCCGGTGCCGAGGCCGCGAATACCGGGCAGGCCCTGGGCCGGGTCATCGAGGAATTCGACCACCGCGCGGACGCCATCCGCCGCGCCGTGGCACTGGCCGGACCGGCGGACACCATCCTGGTGGCCGGGCGGGGCCATGAAGTTTATCAAGAGGTCAAGGGCGTCAATATCGCCCTTGACGACAGGGTGGAACTGCGGGCGGCCCTGGCGCACCATGGATTCCCCGTCGCCTCCGCAAGCAGGATAGAGTCATAA
- a CDS encoding UDP-N-acetylmuramoyl-tripeptide--D-alanyl-D-alanine ligase, with protein MIELTAAEVAALSNGRLSAGTDPATPINVAHIVTDSRDAVPGSMYVAKAGENADGHDFMAAAFAAGAILALAEREVAADDAGTLHPAVIVADAVLAMGALAAEVVRRIRAHSPLTVIGITGSAGKTTTKDLLAGILAPLAPTVAPVGSYNGEVGVPLTVFRAVEATRYLIIEMGATKMGQITYLSSLVNPDIGVVLCVGSAHAGEFGSIDNIAVAKGELVEALPAHGTAILNYDDARVRAMAARANAPVTFFSSADANEASTVPTVQARAVRTTDGHPEFDLGFPGAPDSFPVSSKLLGLHHVTNLLAAATAAHAAGATPADIAASLSTQSAASRYRMERTDRPDGVTVINDAYNANPESMRAALRTLAELGAGGTRRTWAVLGEMLELGEDSVLEHDAVGRVAVRLNISRLIVVGTPARAMHVGAVMEGSWGEESMFVPDAEAAYELLERELAPGDIVLVKSSNGAGLRFLGDRIALPGRPAPAETNEQNSGERTQQP; from the coding sequence ATGATTGAACTTACCGCGGCCGAGGTTGCCGCACTTAGCAATGGCCGTTTGTCCGCCGGCACCGACCCGGCAACCCCCATCAACGTCGCCCACATCGTGACCGATTCCCGGGACGCCGTGCCCGGGAGCATGTACGTTGCCAAAGCGGGGGAAAACGCCGACGGCCATGACTTCATGGCCGCCGCGTTTGCCGCCGGCGCCATCCTGGCCCTGGCCGAGCGCGAGGTTGCCGCGGACGACGCCGGCACCCTGCACCCCGCCGTGATCGTCGCCGACGCCGTGCTCGCCATGGGCGCCCTGGCCGCCGAGGTGGTGCGCCGCATCCGCGCGCATTCACCCCTGACGGTCATCGGCATCACCGGTTCCGCCGGTAAGACCACCACGAAGGACCTGCTGGCCGGCATCCTGGCCCCGCTGGCACCCACCGTGGCCCCCGTTGGCTCCTACAACGGCGAGGTGGGTGTCCCGCTGACGGTCTTCCGTGCCGTGGAAGCCACCCGCTATCTCATCATCGAGATGGGCGCCACCAAGATGGGCCAGATCACCTACCTCTCGTCACTGGTCAACCCCGACATCGGCGTGGTCCTGTGCGTGGGCAGCGCCCACGCCGGCGAATTCGGCTCCATCGACAACATCGCCGTCGCCAAGGGTGAGCTCGTCGAGGCGCTGCCCGCCCACGGCACCGCAATCCTGAACTACGACGACGCCCGCGTCCGTGCCATGGCCGCCCGCGCCAATGCGCCCGTCACGTTCTTCTCCAGCGCCGACGCCAATGAAGCCTCGACGGTACCCACCGTCCAGGCCCGGGCTGTGCGCACCACCGACGGACACCCGGAATTTGACCTCGGCTTCCCCGGCGCCCCCGACAGTTTCCCGGTCAGCAGCAAGCTCCTGGGCCTGCACCACGTGACCAACCTGCTGGCGGCCGCAACCGCCGCCCACGCGGCCGGGGCGACACCGGCGGATATTGCCGCGTCCCTGTCCACGCAAAGTGCCGCGAGCCGGTACCGGATGGAACGCACCGACCGGCCCGACGGCGTCACCGTCATCAACGACGCCTACAACGCCAACCCCGAATCCATGCGCGCCGCGCTGCGGACCCTGGCCGAACTTGGTGCCGGCGGCACCCGGCGCACCTGGGCCGTGCTGGGGGAGATGCTCGAACTCGGCGAGGACTCCGTCCTGGAGCATGACGCCGTGGGCCGCGTGGCCGTCCGGCTTAACATTTCCCGGCTGATCGTGGTGGGCACACCCGCCCGCGCCATGCATGTCGGGGCCGTCATGGAAGGCTCCTGGGGCGAGGAATCAATGTTCGTCCCCGACGCCGAGGCCGCCTACGAGCTGCTGGAACGCGAACTTGCCCCCGGCGACATCGTGCTCGTCAAGTCATCAAACGGCGCCGGGCTGCGGTTCCTGGGCGATCGGATAGCATTACCCGGAAGACCCGCCCCCGCTGAAACCAACGAACAAAACTCCGGTGAAAGGACCCAGCAGCCATGA
- the mraY gene encoding phospho-N-acetylmuramoyl-pentapeptide-transferase encodes MIALLIGAGLALAFAMIGTPLFIRLLVKKGYGQIVRDDGPTTHQVKRGTPTMGGTVVVGAVVASYFLTHLIIWLLNPDAQGPTASGLLMIFLMVGQGLVGFLDDFLKISNQRSLGLDAKGKLIGQAVIGIAFAVMALGFPDSSGRTPASTFISFARDIPSLNLAFAGAGLGVVLFVIWSNLIIAGTTNGVNLTDGLDGLATGAAILVFGAYTLIGLWQSSQGCGSRKVPSEAVCYEVRDPLDLSLLAVIIFAALIGFLWWNTSPAKIFMGDTGSLAIGGAIAGFAILSRTEILLFIIGGLFVLITLSVIIQIGFFKLSKGKRVFLMAPLQHHFELKGWAEVTVVVRFWILAGLMVALGLGAFYAEWIVRL; translated from the coding sequence ATGATCGCATTGCTTATTGGCGCCGGCCTGGCCCTGGCCTTTGCCATGATCGGCACGCCGCTGTTTATCCGCCTCCTCGTGAAAAAGGGGTACGGGCAGATCGTCCGCGACGACGGCCCCACCACGCACCAGGTCAAGCGCGGCACGCCCACCATGGGCGGCACCGTGGTGGTCGGCGCAGTGGTGGCCTCCTACTTCCTCACGCACCTGATCATCTGGTTGCTGAACCCCGACGCGCAGGGGCCCACGGCCTCCGGCCTGCTCATGATCTTCCTCATGGTGGGCCAGGGCCTGGTCGGCTTCCTCGATGACTTCCTGAAGATCTCCAACCAGCGCAGCCTCGGCCTGGACGCCAAGGGGAAGCTGATTGGGCAGGCAGTCATCGGCATCGCCTTCGCGGTCATGGCCCTGGGCTTCCCGGACAGCTCCGGCAGGACGCCGGCCAGCACGTTCATTTCCTTCGCCCGCGACATTCCCTCGCTGAACCTGGCATTTGCCGGTGCCGGCCTCGGCGTGGTGTTGTTCGTGATCTGGTCCAACCTGATCATCGCCGGCACCACCAACGGCGTGAACCTCACCGACGGCCTGGACGGCCTCGCCACGGGTGCCGCCATCCTGGTCTTTGGCGCCTACACGCTCATCGGCCTGTGGCAGAGCAGCCAGGGCTGCGGATCCCGCAAGGTCCCGTCCGAGGCCGTCTGCTACGAAGTCCGCGACCCGTTGGATTTGTCCCTGCTGGCCGTCATCATCTTCGCTGCACTGATCGGCTTCCTGTGGTGGAACACGTCCCCGGCAAAGATCTTCATGGGCGACACCGGCTCACTGGCCATCGGCGGCGCGATCGCCGGTTTCGCGATCCTCTCCCGCACCGAAATCCTGCTGTTCATCATCGGCGGGCTCTTCGTGCTCATCACGCTCTCGGTCATCATCCAGATCGGCTTCTTCAAGCTCTCCAAGGGCAAGCGGGTCTTCTTGATGGCCCCGCTCCAACACCACTTTGAACTCAAGGGCTGGGCCGAAGTGACAGTCGTGGTGCGGTTCTGGATCCTGGCCGGGCTCATGGTGGCCCTGGGACTGGGCGCTTTTTATGCTGAATGGATAGTACGACTGTGA